One segment of Castanea sativa cultivar Marrone di Chiusa Pesio chromosome 3, ASM4071231v1 DNA contains the following:
- the LOC142628548 gene encoding uncharacterized protein LOC142628548, with the protein MSAVEIYGAATRLLHEYTLAQEVPHQLQNSQPAQNRWVPPPNGWYKVNVDGAVFSKHKWSGIGVIARDDQGHVVAAMSKKLEIPLRPLEIEAKAMEAIAIFATDISLQKVIFESDSQLVCSAIQGKSDPSPAIANIIAGTIHHMQMLHQFETCHTRREGNKAAHGLAKHAQFVDDFVTWMEETSPIISYEISSNVNQTL; encoded by the coding sequence ATGTCAGCTGTGGAGATCTATGGGGCAGCAACCAGACTTCTACATGAGTATACACTTGCCCAGGAGGTGCCACACCAGCTGCAGAATTCACAACCAGCTCAAAACCGGTGGGTCCCTCCCCCAAATGGATGGTATAAGGTGAATGTGGATGGGGCTGTTTTTTCAAAACACAAATGGAGTGGAATTGGTGTGATAGCAAGAGATGACCAAGGCCATGTGGTTGCTGCCATGAGTAAGAAGTTAGAGATCCCATTGAGACCTTTGGAAATTGAAGCGAAAGCAATGGAGGCAATTGCAATTTTTGCTACAGATATTAGTCTCCAGAAAGTAATTTTTGAGAGTGACAGCCAGCTGGTATGCTCAGCTATACAGGGGAAATCAGACCCCTCCCCAGCTATAGCCAATATTATTGCTGGAACTATACACCACATGCAGATGCTGCACCAGTTTGAAACTTGCCACACACGAAGGGAAGGAAACAAGGCAGCACATGGGTTAGCCAAGCATGCTCAAtttgttgatgattttgtaACATGGATGGAGGAAACTTCACCCATTATAAGCTATGAGATTTCTTCAAATGTAAACCAGACCCTTTAG
- the LOC142628549 gene encoding uncharacterized protein LOC142628549: MSILSWNCLGLGTPWAVQALKKVIRKEDFSLVFLMETKLIVEEMKRVQREIGWVQGIVVASKGRSGGLALLWKPEIKVTVRFINRWYIDVVIDSGGDIGEWRLTWFYGNPITHKRTESWETLKCLGQQINKPWACSWFTWAVDRRDFGCIKEGIDRALGTMEWRRKFPRAKLYHVANSASNHCVLVLRLDQAPQQTKRRAKLFRFESMWLKHDQCKEVVKEAWESGLLM, from the exons ATGAGTATTCTGAGTTGGAACTGCCTAGGGCTTGGGACCCCTTGGGCAGTTCAAGCCCTAAAAAAGGTGATTAGAAAAGAAGATTTCAGTTTGGTTTTTCTCATGGAAACCAAGCTAATAGTGGAAGAAATGAAGAGGGTTCAAAGAGAAATTGGGTGGGTACAAGGAATTGTGGTGGCAAGTAAGGGTAGAAGTGGGGGTTTGGCATTACTATGGAAGCCTGAGATAAAGGTTACAGTAAGATTTATTAATCGTTGGTATATTGATGTTGTGATTGATTCTGGTGGTGACATTGGAGAATGGAGATTAACCTGGTTCTATGGCAATCCTATCACACACAAGAGAACAGAGTCATGGGAGACACTAAAATGTCTTGGGCAACAGATTAATAAACCATGGGCAT GTTCTTGGTTCACATGGGCAGTAGATAGAAGGGATTTTGGATGCATTAAAGAAGGAATTGATAGAGCCCTAGGGACAATGGAGTGGCGAAGAAAATTCCCAAGAGCAAAACTATATCATGTAGCAAATTCAGCCTCAAACCACTGTGTCCTAGTGCTGAGATTAGACCAAGCACCACAACAAACAAAGAGGAGAGCCAAACTCTTTCGTTTTGAGTCTATGTGGCTTAAACACGATCAGTGCAAAGAGGTTGTCAAGGAAGCATGGGAATCTGGGTTGCTGATGTAG